A single region of the Oreochromis niloticus isolate F11D_XX linkage group LG19, O_niloticus_UMD_NMBU, whole genome shotgun sequence genome encodes:
- the mapkbp1 gene encoding LOW QUALITY PROTEIN: mitogen-activated protein kinase-binding protein 1 (The sequence of the model RefSeq protein was modified relative to this genomic sequence to represent the inferred CDS: deleted 2 bases in 1 codon) yields MAADGTIRSRIKSLLRSPSIKLRRSGTGARHRRELSDKVTLEKVLGITAPGNRALACDPRSGLVAYPAGCVVVLLNPRKNKQYHIFNSSRKAITTLAFSPDGKYVVTGESGHMPAVRVWEVSEHIQVCELQEHKYGVACVAFSPNGKYIVSVGYQHDMVVNVWNWKKNVVVASNKVSSKVTAVSFSDDSSYFVTAGNRHVKFWYLDHAKTCKVNATVPLLGRSGLLGELRNNFFSDVACGRGRQAASTFCITSSGLLCEFNDRRLLDKWVELRTSQATCLCVTDDFIFCGCSDGTVRAFSPANLHFLCTLPRPHCLGVDVASMVEASQLFSCRPESRYPDTVAVTYDPANRWLSCVYNDHSVYVWDIRDLRDPRRAGKLYSALYHSSCVWSLEVYPEGGGEKGGGGKTSLPHGSFLSCSSDNTVRLWSIDGHSALHRNILSNDLQKVVYVDDNITGLLDTESVSIAAGTEKAGSSGMEGQQVDQSRAGIRTLRVSPDGHHLASGDRTGILRIHDLDGMEEILNVQAHDSDILCLEFSKPDTGLQLLATAGRDRLIHVLDAGRDYSLVQTLDEHSSSITAVRFAANEGKVRMISCGADKSVYFRTAQQTGEGLEFTRTHHAVRKTTLYDMDVEPTGTYAAVGCQDRSIRIFNISNGKQKKLYKGSQGEDGTLIKVQIDPSGLFIATSCSDKNIGIFDLYSGECVATMFGHSEIITGLKFSNDCRHLITVSGDSCIFVWRLSPELTIRMRQRLADLRPPCSNPSSQSAPQQRAGKLREASTAPVVTMSSDSDKEEEEGEELGCPYTDTAGSVEQETEASDEAYSSRKQDGGLTVARLPRRRWSKRTCDTDGVLMVKSMLDLRLLDSFRPDKQAETRPLDVSHSHCSGTRKGQAEEELHRTNQELGSTISLQVSSVHRPEFILLSNQSADRENPVLYPDQWEDRASLAGSEFQVKEACPAAAGARQDKPSPDSGCSLGFSSRLSSPNRPAGYDSEPTEPLSMDGNSSELELEVEEDEEEDKGPGGGECRKRVPQTPDQEAFLKEHFVMLAELSASGSPSRASHSSSESLSISSRFLTQSTATSRTVLPLPSRTLGAGAGEPKARPLVSEVRPLMEESGQDGKVSWTQDQAQKQNQAQATSFQDQAQPPQGSNQLQILEEETPLTQQVHRPSPLKKAQTAVESRRNQGPTARAAASHLNSAGLRKAQSVHSLLTDTGDSTISQMTSRPLREEVPPQLLLPPERPVSLPCAPRRPHLQHRPFRDQALPPRGPHHRKLLPLWPPPLWPPPPRGSLRHPPCASGPRSYMSPTASSMAKMSRSVSVGDGLNVPEPTDDLAVTSPTPSSQIKETPPPVVAVVPSVTLATPPHAAVVPVVVSSSSSSFLGNHGNQMPPPTRCLQARVTSSSRPLPDKPSLLPFSTSSKSTASSSPSQLPPVSVSPLTPARQEAGRHAPADGGAGQMDDADEPISVESCRALTNELQSCFKRATHLYRRVSSFSSDESAPDQHQMSLVLSEAFQAMKVELDALPLGMLAAEGGLEGVGEVKTAALLEEYSLLLLQAVHRRINSST; encoded by the exons GTGTGTGGTCGTGCTGCTGAATCCACGGAAGAACAAACAGTATCACATCTTCAACAGCTCCAG GAAGGCAATCACGACGCTGGCGTTTTCACCGGATGGGAAGTATGTGGTCACAGGAGAG AGTGGTCACATGCCGGCGGTCCGGGTCTGGGAGGTGTCAGAGCACATTCAGGTGTGCGAGCTGCAGGAACATAAATATGGCGTTGCGTGCGTGGCGTTCTCTCCAAATGGGAAGTACATCGTCAGCGTGGGCTACCAGCACGACATGGTGGTCAACGTGTGGAACTGGAAG AAAAACGTAGTTGTGGCGTCCAATAAGGTGTCCAGCAAAGTGACCGCCGTCTCCTTCTCGGATGACAGCTCCTACTTCGTTACCGCCGGAAACCGACACGTCAAGTTCTGGTACCTGGACCACGCCAAGACCTGCAAG GTGAACGCCACCGTGCCCCTGCTCGGGCGCTCGGGGCTGCTCGGCGAGCTCAGGAATAACTTCTTCAGCGATGTGGCATGTGGGCGGGGCAGACAGGCCGCCTCCACCTTCTGCATCACCTCCTCCGGCCTGCTGTGCGAGTTCAACGACCGGCGGCTCCTCGACAAGTGGGTGGAGTTACGG ACGTCTCAGGCCACCTGCCTGTGCGTCACTGACGACTTCATCTTCTGTGGTTGCTCCGATGGGACGGTTCGAGCCTTCAGCCCCGCCAACCTGCACTTCCTGTGTACTCTGCCCCGCCCACACTGCCTCGGCGTTGATGTCGCCAGTATGGTGGAAGCCAG TCAGCTGTTCTCCTGCAGGCCGGAGTCTCGTTACCCGGACACCGTCGCGGTGACCTACGACCCCGCCAACCGCTGGCTGTCGTGTGTCTACAACGACCACAGCGTTTATGTTTGGGACATCCGCGACCTCCGTGACCCCCGCAGGGCGGGAAAACTTTACTCCGCTCTCTATCACTCGTCCTGTGTGTGGAGCCTGGAG GTCTACCCCGAGGGTGgaggagaaaaaggaggagGTGGTAAAACGTCCCTTCCCCACGGCTCCTTCCTGTCCTGCTCCTCAGATAACACCGTCCGACTGTGGAGCATCGACGGTCACAGCGCCCTCCACAGGAACATCCTGAGCAAC GACCTGCAGAAGGTCGTGTATGTGGACGACAACATAACTGGCCTCCTGGACACGGAGAGCGTCAGCATCGCTGCGGGTACAGAGAAGGCGGGGTCATCAGGGATGGAGGGGCAGCAGGTGGACCAGAGCAGGGCGGGCATTAGGACCCTGAGAGTCAGCCCCGATGGACATCACCTGGCCTCTGGAGATCGCACGGGGATCCTCAG GATCCACGACCTGGACGGCATGGAGGAAATTCTGAACGTTCAGGCTCACGACTCGGACATCCTCTGCCTCGAGTTCTCCAAACCAgacacag GTCTCCAGTTATTAGCCACGGCCGGCCGGGACCGTCTGATCCACGTCCTGGATGCGGGCAGAGATTACAGCCTGGTTCAGACTCTGGATGAGCACTCGTCCTCCATCACTGCCGTCAGATTTGCTG CCAATGAGGGGAAAGTGAGGATGATCAGCTGCGGCGCTGATAAAAGCGTCTACTTTCGCACAGCTCAGCAG ACAGGGGAGGGATTGGAATTCACGCGGACGCATCACGCCGTCAGGAAGACGACGCTGTACGACATGGACGTTGAGCCAACCGGGACCTACGCAGCGGTGGGCTGTCAGGACCGCAGCATCAG GATCTTTAACATCAGTAACGGGAAACAGAAGAAGCTCTACAAAGGCTCTCAGGGCGAAGACGGGACGCTCATTAAG GTACAGATAGACCCGTCGGGGCTCTTCATCGCCACCTCCTGCTCAGACAAGAACATTGGCATCTTCGACCTGTACTCAGGAGAGTGCGTGGCCACCATGTTCGGACACTCGG AGATCATAACGGGGTTAAAGTTCAGCAACGACTGTAGACACCTGATCACCGTGTCAGGAGACAG ctgtaTCTTCGTGTGGCGTCTGAGTCCAGAGCTCACCATCAGGATGAGGCAGCGTCTCGCTGACCTTCGACCCCCCTGCAGCAATCCCAGTTCCCAGAGTGCACCTCAGCAGAGAGCCGGGAAGCTCAG GGAGGCGTCGACGGCTCCTGTGGTCACCATGTCGTCTGACAGTgacaaggaggaggaagagggggagGAGCTTGGCTGTCCATACACGGACACAGCAGGAAGTGTGGAACAGGAAACGG AGGCGTCTGATGAGGCGTACAGCAGCAGGAAG CAGGATGGGGGCTTAACTGTGGCACGACTCCCTCGCCGGCGCTGGTCCAAGAGGACATGCGACACTGACGGGGTCCTGATGGTGAAGTCCATGTTGGACCTGAGACTGCTGGACTCATTCCGCCCCGACAAGCAGGCGGAG ACACGCCCACTTGATGTTAGCCACTCCCACTGCAGCGGGACGAGGAAGGGTCAAGCTGAGGAGGAGCTTCACAGGACCAATCAGGAGCTTGGCAGCACCATCAGCCTGCAGGTTTCCAGT gTACACAGACCAGAGTTTATACTCCTGTCCAATCAGAGCGCAGACAGAGAGAACCCAGTGCTGTATCCGGACCAATGGGAGGACAGAGCGAGCCTGGCAGGCAG TGAGTTCCAGGTGAAGGAGGCgtgtcctgctgctgctggtgcacGGCAGGACAAACCGAGTCCCGACAGCGGCTGCTCGCTGGGATTCAGCTCCAGACTGTCGAGTCCCAACAGACCTGCAGGATACG ACTCGGAGCCCACAGAGCCTCTCAGCATGGACGGAAACTCCTCCGAGCTGGagctggaggtggaggaggacgaggaggaggacaAAGGACCAGGTGGTGGGGAGTGCAGAAAACGCGTACCCCAGACTCCCGACCAGGAGGCGTTCCTGAAGGAGCACTTTGTGATGCTCGCCGAACTTTCTGCCTCAG GAAGTCCAAGCAGAGCGTCTCACAGCTCCAGTGAGAGTCTGAGCATCTCGTCCAGGTTCCTCACCCAAAGCACAGCCACAAG ccgGACCGTGCTTCCTCTCCCATCTCGGACCTTGGGGGCTGGCGCGGGGGAGCCAAAAGCTCGTCCGCTGGTCTCCGAGGTCCGACCTCTGATGGAAGAGAGCGGGCAGGACGGGAAGGTGTCGTGGACCCAGGACCAAGCCCAaaaacagaaccaggctcaggccaCTTCATTTCAGGACCAAGCCCAGCCTCCTCAGGGTTCAAACCAGCTCCAGATCCTGGAGGAGGAGACCCCCTTGACCCAGCAGGTCCACCGACCCTCCCCGCTCAAGAAGGCCCAAACTGCAGTGGAGTCCAGGAGGAACCAGGGACCGACAGCCCGAGCTGCCGCCTCCCACCTGAACTCTGCTGGACTTCGAAAGGCTCAGTCAGTCCACAGCCTGCTGACTGACACAG GTGACTCCACCATCTCCCAGATGACCTCTCGTCCCCTCAGAGAGGAGGTGCCCCCTCAGCTGCTCCTTCCCCCTGAGCGTCCCGTCTCCCTTCCCTGCGCCCCCAGACGCCCCCATCTACAGCACCGCCCCTTCAGAGACCAAGCCCTGCCTCCCCGAGGTCCCCATCACAGGAAACTGCTGCCGCTCTGGCCGCCGCCGCTCTGGCCGCCACCACCCCGAGGAAGTCTTCGTCATCCTCCCTG TGCATCGGGACCGCGCTCCTACATGAGCCCTACCGCCAGCTCCATGGCTAAGATGTCCCGTTCCGTCTCCGTGGGCGATGGCCTTAACGTCCCCGAACCCACTGATGACCTGGCAGTGACATCACCAACTCCTTCCTCTCAAATCAAAGAAactccacctcctgttgtcGCTGTGGTTCCCTCTGTTACTCTGGCCACGCCCCCTCACGCAGCTGTGGTCCCAGTTGTCGTCTCTTCGTCTTCCTCCTCGTTTCTGGGGAACCATGGTAACCAGATGCCCCCACCCACCCGCTGTCTCCAGGCTCGTGTCACCAGTAGCAGCAGGCCGCTTCCTGACAAACCCTCCCTCCTCCCTTTCTCAACTTCCTCAAAGTCCACGGCGTCCTCATCCCCCTCGCAGCTTCCTCCGGTGTCTGTCTCCCCCCTAACTCCCGCACGACAGGAAGCGGGGCGTCATGCTCCTGCAGACGGTGGCGCCGGGCAGATGGACGACGCAG ACGAGCCAATCAGTGTGGAGAGCTGCAGGGCTCTGACCAATGAGCTGCAGAGCTGCTTTAAGAGAGCGACGCACCTGTACAGGAGA gTGAGCAGCTTCTCCTCAGATGAGTCCGCCCCCGACCAGCACCAGATGTCTCTCGTCCTATCAGAGGCCTTCCAGGCGATGAAGGTGGAGCTCGACGCCCTGCCACTCGGCATGCTGGCAGCGGAGGGGGGGCTGGAAGGTGTGGGGGAGGTGAAGACAGCGGCGCTTCTGGAGGAATACTCACTGCTCCTCCTGCAGGCGGTCCACAGGAGGATCAACAGCAGCACCTGA